CTCCCGGCTTCCCGGGTCGAGAGGATGCCTCAGCGGCTTCCCGCCGCTGGTCTTCATGTAGACGGCCCCCATGCCCTTGTGTGCCATCGACTCCCGGGCGTCGTCGGGAAAGCGCTCCGGATCGACGACCAGTCGGCTGACCGGGAAACCGATCGTGACGGCCCGCTCGGGATCGCAGGCGAATAGTTTGTCGGCAAAATGGTCCGTGAGGAGCCGGACCTCCTCAGCGAGTTCCCTGTCATCCAGACAGAACGTCTTCCGCACATCCTCCGGAATGACCGTGGATGCATGGGGAACGTGGATGATCAGCGCAGGGAACCGCTTCATGAATCCACCTTCGGGCCAGGAGACGGAACGTCAGAAACCACGGCTGGGCCGGTCGCGCGGCGGGAGCAGGCGTTGTGGAGGGTTTCCGGGTCGGCGAGGAGGGTGACGCGGTGTTTCGCCCGGGTGAGGCCGGTGTAGACGATCTCGCGTGACAGCAGGCGGGCCGCGGTGTCGGAGGGCGGGAGCGGAAGGATCAGGAACACCTCGTCGTATTCCGATCCCTGGCTCTTGTGCACCGTCACGGCGAAGGCCGGCTCGGGGCCCGGCAGTTCGTCGACGGGCACCCGCAGAATCGTGCCGGGGCGCGGGAAGACGCCGAACAGGCCGCCGTCCTTCGCCGGCAGGACCAGGCCGGTGTCGCCGTTGAACAGCTCCAGCCGGTAATCGTTTCGGGTCACCATCACCACCGCGCCCGGGAAAAAGGCGCCCCAGCCCTCGCCCGGAAGTTGCTTCCGCAGCTGCGCCGAGACGAGGCGGTTGATCGACTCGACGCCGAATGGCCCCTCCCGGTAGACGGTCAGGATTTTCCGCCGCGTCAGGAACTCGAACGCCCCGGTGAGCGGATGCTCCGGTTTCAGCGATTCTCCGGTCATGGGAATGCCTTCCTTCAGACAACTCCGGATGACGTCGGAAAAGGCGTTGCCCGAGCCTTTCGCGAACTCGGCCGACCAGGCGGCGATTTCCTTCGAAAACCCGTCGGAGGTCCACTCCGCGGGGCTCCGCCACTCCAGGATGTTCTCCCGGCCGGGCGGGAAGATGCCGCGCAGATGGGCGGTGAAATCGCCCCCGGGGCAGTATCCGTTGATCGCCCGCGCGGCCTCGATGATCGTCGTGTTCGCCCGGTGGCACGTCTGGAGAACGGCGATGCGGTCCGCCATCGGACTTTGCCCGGACGTTTTGCCGGACGTGAGGAAGCCCGCCTCGGCGGTAGGGGCGAGGCCGAGGATCTTATTTATATTCATTGCCATAAAATGGCTGAACGTCGACTGCCGGACGTCGCCGACCAGGTCGGCGAGCACCGTTCCGGCCTCGACGGAGGGAAGCTGGTCGCGGTCTCCGATCAGGATGATGCGGGCCTCGGGCGGCGCGGCGTCGAGCAGGCGGGACATCAGCTCCGTGTCGACCATCGACGTTTCGTCCACGAGGATGAGATCGGCCTCCAGGGGATTTTCCGACGAATGAGAGAAGGTGAGCTTCGAGGGCGAGTAGCCGAGCAGACGGTGCAGGGTGCGCGGTTCGAGGCATTCGATCATCTCGTCACCGGGCAGGTGCCGTTTCTTTTCCCGGAGCAGCCCGAGCTGGATGCGCAGGGTTTCGCCCAACCGCTGTGCCGCCCGGCCCGTCGGCGCGGCCAGGGCGATCCTGTCCGCCTTCAGGCCCGCCTGCAGGAGGCAGCGGATCAGCGTGAACACCACCGAGGTCTTCCCCGTGCCGGGGCCCCCGGTGATGACGAAGAACCGGCGAATCAGCGCCGCCGCCAGGGCTGTCTTCTGGTCGTCACCCAGCGTGACCGCGGAATGTTCCGTTACTGTCAGGAAAATGTCCCGCCAGGCTTCCGGGGAGGCGGGCAATCCCGTTTCCGGCGTATCCGGGGCGCTCTGCCGTTCCCGCAAGGCGCTCTGGAGACGGTCATCGGCTTCCCGATACCGGTGGAAGGCCAGGCGACGTTCGTCGCGGATCAGCGGCAGAAACGGCGTCGGCGCGGCGTCGCCCACGATCGAGGCATAGGTTTTCTTCTTCAGGTTTTTCAGAAGAATATCGAATAATATATCCCGTCCCTCGAACGCCGGCAGGCGGTCGAACGGCCGAGCCGGGTCGAGCGTCATCGAGAGGCCGCCCTCCACCCGGACGAGAAACAGGTTCATCATGGCGGCTTCCAGGGCGGTCCGGGCCTCGCCCGCAGGAATGCCGCCGATCTCGCAGACGTCGCGGATCGTCTGGAAATCCGTCGCCGTCAGGTCCGTTTCGCGGACGACGGTTTCGAACAGGGCGGCGCGGACCGCGTCGGCGGATTCCGGCCAGATGCCGAGGTCCTGCAGGTCGCGCGTCAGGGTTTCGTGATTCCGGTTCATGCCTCGCCTCCCGCGCCTGTCCGTTTCCCGAGGAGCGCCGGGAGCGTCTCCCGTTCGAACCTGTCGAGAATCGCGTCCGAAAGATCCCCATGGAAAACGCCGGGCGAGCCCTTCGCCCCGGTCATGCCCCGGACGAACAGATACCCGGCCCCGGCGAGCGGCGTCGCTTCGGTTCTCTGCTCCGGCCCGCGCAGGAGGCGGCGGAGGGCGACGCCATACAGGAGATACTGCAGACGATACCGATGCTCCTCCATGATACCGTCGAGCGCGGTTCCTCCATACCCGGCGCGGGAGCGATTTGTTTTGAAGTCAATGATATGGTATGCGTTATTATATCTTATGACCAGGTCGAGGGCGCCCGTCAGCAGACCTTTGCTGACGGTCGTTCCGAGCAGTTCGCGGGCGGCGGCGCCGGGCGCGGGCATCCAGAAGACCATCTCGTGACGTCGCTCCCGGCAGGCGGCCAGCGGTTGACCGCCGAGAAACTCCAGGGGCGTGCGAAGCGTGTTCCAGGCGAGTTCTGCCAGGCGTGCGGCATCCGCGGGGTCGTGAAGCCGTCGAATGGGATACCGCCGGAACAGCCGGCCGATCAGCTCGGCCGACGGGGTTCCCTCCGCGAGAAGATCCGACGGCGTCTTCGCAGCCATGACGGCCTCGTAATCGAGCTGCTCCATCAGGGCGTGAAACAGCGTGCCGGTGCGGGCCCCGGCCGGAAGCCCGATATCCGGCTCCGCAGCCGCTCCGGCTGCCTCTTCCGCGTCCGGAGGTTCGTCGCAGGGCAGGAACTCGATGGTCGCCCCCGTCGTCTCGCGATCATCCTCGAGCGCGACCGGTTCCGGCCCGCCGCGTGAAGCCAGGCTGCTGAACGAATTGACCGGGATGAACAGGCGATCCCGCGTCGGGATCCGCTCCGGCGGCGGTTCGAGGACGAGCTGTGACGAGACGGTTCGGGCGGATATCCCGGGCTCCGATGGCGCCGGGCCCGCCCCATCGGCCGGCTCCGTGAGCCGGAGCGCGACGCCGGCGTGATTGCCGGTCGGGCCGGCCGTCAGGCCGGGAAACGCCTTCTCGATCCCTTCGCGCAGGTACTCGTAGATCGGCCCCGCTTTCTTCGGATTCTTTTCCGGGATGCCGAGCGGCATGTAGACTCTGCCGATAGCCCGTGTCATCGCGACGTAGAACAGGCGGCGCTCCTCGTCCTGCTCCTCGTGGGCGCTGAGCCGCTTCGCCTCGTCGGAGCCGGAAAGGTCGATGCGCCATTTCCGGGTTCCCGCCGGGCCCGGTTCAGGCACGTGATACCGTCGGAACGTCTCGAAATCGGTGGAGGTGAACCAGCCGAGGATGAAGACGACGGGGAACTCGAGCCCCTTCGCCGCATGCATCGTCATGATCTGCACCTTCGGCTGGTCGCTCTCGACACGCAGCAACAGGCCGGGTTGGTCGTCGATCGTCCCGCGTTTCCGATCGGCTGCGATGCGCCGGCTGAGGCCGGCCAGGTCGAGTCGCTCCCGCTCCGCGATCAGGGCGAGCTCCCGCCCCAGGTCGAGAAGCGTCGTCACGCCCGCGTCCGGGTCATCGTCGGACGTGGCGGCGTCGAGAAGCCTGCCGGTTTCGGTCAGCAGGGCCCGGAAAAGCGTCGGCCACTTCCCCGCCTCCGCGAGCTCGGCCCACGCGCGAAACCGCACGGCCAGCTGATCGCGGGGGGAAAGTCCGGTGAATCCCTCGAGCCGGTCGACGGGATACCGGAAGAACCTCGTCAACAGGGCTTTCTTGACGGCCGAGGCATCCGAGGGGTTCGCCACGGCGTCGAGCACCAGGGCGATCTCGCCGGCTTCGCGCGACTGCATCAGCCCGGCATGACGCCGCGTGACGAACGGGATTCCGGCCTCGGCGAGCGCGCTCGTCACCCGTCGCTCATCGGGAGCGCCCCGCACGAGGATCGCGATGTCGTCGGGGCTCAGCGGTCGCACCGTCTCCTTGCCCCGGAAGGAATACCGGCCGCTCAGCAGGTCCTGCGTTTCCCGGACCACGAACGCCACATACTCCTCGCGGGCCTCTGATGCCCTCCTGGCGGTCGAACCGACGAACTGGAGAGGCCGGGAATCGGGCTCGCCGTTCTCCTCGAGCTGACGCTCCGAAGCCGGCGTGACCTTCTGATACCCGCTGACGATGCCGCTCTCCGAGAAAAGCCGGTCGAGAGCCGTCACCAGCATGGGTGACGAACGGAAGTTGCGGTCCAGCGTCTCGGTTTCGGCCCCGTTGTCGCGAACCAGTCGCGTGACGGCGTCCTGGAACGTCACGACGTCGGCCCCGCGAAACCCGTAGATCGCCTGCTTCGGGTCGCCGACGACGAACAGGTGCCGGTTCGGCCCGCCCGTGAACAGCTTCTCGAACATACGCCACTGGACCGGGTCGGTGTCCTGAAACTCGTCGACGAGCGCCGCCGCAAAACGCACCTGGAGGTGTTTCACAAGGGCCGGCGACCCCTCGAGCGCTTCGAGCGTGCGGTTCAGCATGGCGGGGTAGTCGATCAGCCCTTCGTGTCGCATCAGAAGACGGCCGAATCGCGCGCAGTCGCGGACGATGCGCGAGACGATCCACCTGGGCGCCGTGTGCAGCGCACGCACGAGATCGTTGAGAAGCCCGGCTGCCCCTTCCCCGGACGGGCACTCGTTCTTCAGGATGTTTTCTACATATGCGTTCAGACTGCCGTTCTTGTTGAAGACGACCCGCCAGTCCTGGCGTTCCATCAGCGTGTCTGCAAGTTGCCTGCCGCCGGCGCCGTCGGTAAGAATCTCCCGGAGGGCCGCCGCGGTCTTGTGGATGGTATCCCTGGCACCCGTCGACTTTTTCACGACCTTCACCTCTGACAGTTCGTTCACGATGGACTGGCAGAGGGGCCGCGGATCGAATGGCCGGTCGGGATCCGGATGCAGTTCGCAGGTCTCCGGGTGGTAAAACCGGCATGTCTCCCCGGCGAGATCCTGATAAAACCCGTTCTCGGCAAGCCTGCGCGCCGTCTCCTCCGGTTTCGGTTCCTTCAGAACGATGCATCGCAGTTCGCCCCGGACGAACCTCTCGAACAGGTCGGGGAACAGGTCGGCCATATCCGTGACGCCCTGCTCGAACAACTCGCCCGTCTCAAACGCATACTCCCGGAGAATCGCGAAGCAGAAGCCGTGAATCGTCGTCACCATCGCCCGGTCCAGCCCCGTCAGCGCCCGGCGGCACCGTTCCGCGGGCGCCTCGTCGGCCGGCAGGCAGGCTTCCAGGTCTTCGCGAAGCCGCTTCCGAAGCTCGCCCGCGGCCCGTTCCGAAAACGTCACAATCGCGAGTCGCTCGATCGGAACGCCCCGCTCGATGATCAGTTCGTGCGCGTGCTTGATGATCTGGTAGGTTTTGCCGGTTCCGGCCGACGCCTCGAGGACCCGGTGTTTCATCTTCGTCGTCGTGGTCATGCTTCTTCCTCTTCCGCGGCGGGCTTCTTTTCGACGCGCGCCAGGCGCGTTTCGAGGGGCGCCAGGCGCCGTTTCACCTTCTCCAGGGCATCCTCCGGGATCGCCGGCTCGTCGAGCGTTTCGAACAGGTCGGTAAAATAGGAAGGTGGATATTTCCCGGCGAGAAGCTCGTCGCGCTTTTCGGCCAGCGTGGCTGCATACTCCTCGGCGGGTGTGTTTTCCTCCGGATAATTGATACTATTGACGATCTTCAGACGGAGGTCGTCGAAACTGCGCTGGGCGAGATACTCCCTGACCAGTTCGTTCAGGTAGCTCCGCGCAAACCCGGCATCAGGCAGGAACCGGAACGTGGCTGATCCGTCCGTGGAAATGGCGTGCAGGCACAGGGGGGCACCGTCGACGACGCGCGCGCCGGCCGTCGCGGCATCCTCGTCGCGCACGAGCAGGGCCAGGTAGGTCAGAAGCGGGGTCAGCAGATTGCCGTCCAGTTTGGCGCTCGACGTTTTGGCGTTCCTGATGACCAGCGCGTTGAGGCCGGCATCGTCGCGCCACACGAGGGGAAGCCGGCCGTGCAGTTCGATCGTCCACTCCTTCGCCGCCACGCCCTGCGCCGTGGGCGTCGGTGTCATGGCCGGCGGCGCGGAAACGCGCGTTCTCAGCGGCGGAATGCCCCGGACGTGCCGGGAGGTTGAAAACCGCCCGAGCAGGATCGTTTCCAGTCTCTCGTCGCGCACCCGGTCGCCCTGGTGCTTTCGGATGGACTCCACGAGATCGTCGAACTGGTCCGCCAGGCGTTCCCGGTCGATCTTTCCCCAGAGGCCGTCCGGAAGCCGCGAACGCAGAACCTCCCAGTCGTAGGCTTTCCGGAAAAACGTCGCGGGAGGATCCGGCCGGTCGCGCGGTTCCATCTGGAAAAACGCGTTCGCGGCGTTCCGGATGAGGTTCCGACCCATGCGCCAGTCCGCGGCGAGCGGTGCCGACCTGATCTCTTCCCAGTCGTCGGCGGAGTCGTCGGTGTCGGTCCGGATCCAGCGCTGGAGAACGGCGGTGGCGGGGTCCTGGAGGAACGTCGAAAGCTGGGACGTCCAGACCCGGAGGGTGAGCTCCTTCGGCGCGGTCTCGACGGCCTGCGGGAGCTGGATGCCCCGGTTCGCGCGGGCCTCCTCGATCAGACGGTCGGTGGCGGGCCCCCGGGGGAGTCGTGGGGAGTTGTTCCGGTCGGCCAGCAGGAGCGAGGTGAGCCACTCGTCGCGGTCGACCAGCCGCAGCGTGTCGTGCCACGGCTCGGCGTCGGGCAGAAGGAACCGGTCGCTCAGCGGCGTCGAAGGGACGATCACGCGGCGGAGCGTTTCCCGGTTCGCCAGGACGTGGTCCCGGAGGAAGGCTTCGAGTTCGCAGATGACGGATGACGGGTTGAGCTCGGCCTCCTTGGCCGGGTCGATGCAGCTGTAGGTCAGGACCATTTTTTCACGGCAGGCGAGCAGGGCCTGCAGGAAAGCCTGCCGGTTCGTCTCGTCGCCCGAAACGGGCCCGTCAGCGGCCCGTTCCGCCGCGCCCGGGAGCGGCTCGAGCAGGTTCAGGCTGGAGCTGAGCCCGCTGCCCGGGAACCGGGTCTCTTCGAGACCCACGATGAAGACGCGCCGCCAGGGAAGCGTGGCCGCGGCTGACAGGGGCGCGATCGTCACGCCGCCCATGAACAGCCGCCCGGCGCCTTCCCCGCCCGCGCCGGCGCAGGCGCCGACCAGCCCCGACCGGACGAGTTCGAGACCCAGCCCGTTCGAGACCAGCGGCTCGAGCTCCGCGAAATGATCGATCATGCCGAACGCGTGGCTGCGGGCGGCGATCTCGTCCGGCTGGTCGGGGCGCGCCGCCAGGCAGGCGTCGAGAATGCCCCGCAGGGTTTCCGCCCAGGCGGGGGAGGGTGGGGCCCCGCACGTGTCTTTCAGCCTGCGGGTCATGAGGTGGAGCATCTCGACGCCGACCGAAAAGGCGCCCAGCGTGTCCGCATCCGAGGTCGCGAAGTCCTGGAACGGGACGTAGCCGCGCCAGGCCGGCATCTCCGTGTCGGAGGGCGAGAAGTTCCGGCACTCCATGAGACGGCCGAGACGCAGGCGGCGGAGGGCCGACTCGAACGTGTGCGCCCCGGTCATGCCGTTCCCTTGCTCACGTGCCTCGGGGTTTCTGCACGCGTCGCACGGCTCCCGGCCCGGCAGATCGCAGGATCGGCACTTGTCCTCGGTGGAGAAGCCCGCGAAGATGCCCAGTTCGTCGGCCCAGGTCAGCCAGTCCCGCACCATCCCCGGCTGAACCCACCGTTTGTGCTGCCAGCAGGGATTCGACAGGATCCGGAACACACCCGCCCGGGTGAAGCCGTTTTTCGCGAGGTCGAACAGGGCCTCGACGCCGTCGGCATACGGGCCCGGCAGGTCGCTCCCGTCGCCGGCCGCGGAGAACGGGATGCGGAGACGCTGGAACGCTTCTCTGAATAACGGTAGATATTCATCCGGCCGGGTCACGAGGACCGCCGTCTCGGTCGTGTCGGCCGCCGTGGCGTCGGTCTGTCCGGCCAGGAGGCGTGCGACGGTCTCCACCTCGCGCTGGGGGCCGGGGCAGGCCCATAACTGGAGGGAGGCATCCTGCGTCCGTTTGACGGGATCGATGCCCGGGCTTGACCGCAGCTTCGCCCGGAGGGTGTCGAGGAGGCTTCGGGGCGCCGGCGACGGCGGCTCGGAAGGTGCCGCGGACGAGGCGATGTTCCCGAGGCTGCGCCGCAGGGACAGGAACGGCGCCCGCCACCGGTCGAGCGGGTGGGTGACGGCCGCGGGACTGCCCGTGTCGAGCAGGAACAGGGCGACCGGAAGGATGTCGCCCAGCCTGCGAAGGATGTCGAGCGCCAGCGGCGGCAGGGAGTCGAAGCCGAAGACGACGACCGGTCGGACCCCGGTTGAGCCCGCCGGCCGCGCGAGGGGATGCCCCGCCGCGAGTTGCCTGAGCGTGAACCGGTCGGGGAAAACGGTGGATCTCAGCCCGTTATTTTGGAATATGTTATGATATAGTATTTTCTGCCAGGCGAGATGCTCCGGACTTCCGTTGAGCCGGGCGACGGTCTCGTCGATCAGGGGAAAAGCGGACGGATCGACGCCGTCGGGCAGTCCCGCCTCGGTCTCATACCGCAGGAACAACCCCGTGATCTGCGCCGCGAACTGCCAGGCCCGCCTGTCCCTGTCGGCTCCGCCTCCGGCTTCCAGGTAGCTCCGCACCGGGGCGAGACGCCCGTCGGCTTTCTCTGTCACGCTGAGAAGCGCCGCGAGAACCAGGTCGCGCAGGTGTCCGTCCGAGAGCAGTCGCGGCTCGGGATCGAACGGCCCCGCATGCCGTTTCCACAGGCCCCACAGCCCGTCCCCGAGGTTCGAGAACGCCGGCTCGAGGCCGCCCTGGAACCGCTGGATGAGATCGAGCCTCAGCCACTCCTGGACCGAAACGTTCGGCGTGATGACCGGCCACGCCTCGAACAGATCCGCCCCGACGTTCCCTGTCGCCTCCCGAAGATACCCCCCAAGCATCCCCACAAGCCGGTCAAGCGTCGCAGCCGTAAACAGGTGCATCCCCATTCCCGAACCCTCTCCGCAGGTCTTGATACCTGCATGGCAATTCCCGCATCCCGGACCCGTTTCTTCGTTCCCGTTCGTGCTGAGCCCGTCGAAGCACGAGAGACCTCTTATCATGATACCTCCATCATGAATCGGCAATCGTGCCTGGAGTCATCACCCCAGTTATACCATTATATATGCTATCTGGCGGAAGAAGGATGTTTGCGATGCGACTGGGCAGGTTCCTCGGCCCAGGGGTTGAACAGCGGGATGTTGCATGCCTTGAAATCGCTTTCATTCCGGGTGACCAGGACGAGGTTATGGGCCCTGGCGACAGATGCGATCAGACCGTCGATCGTCGATACGCGAAGACCGTTCTTTTCCGCCGCGCCCTGCAGTTCGCCCCATGTTTCGGAAACGGGCAGATCGATGGGAAGGATCCTGTCTTCGTAGTCCTCGATGAGCGTGTTCAGCCATTCTGAAAGCCTGGCTTTTTTCTTCGAACTGGGAAGCTTCGCAATCCCTTTCCGGATTTCCCCGATGGTCAGAACGCTCATGAACAGACGTTCTGATGGCGTGTTTGTCAGCCAGTCCAGGAGCTGTCGGTTCGGATACAATTTGACGACTTCGGATATGACACAGGTGTCGATGAGGTATTTCACAGTTCGATCTTCCTCGGAGCGTCCTTCTTCCGTTCGAGATCGAGATTCGTGCTTGCTTTGGGACAGGAAAGCAAGAATTCCCCGAACGACTGACGATGCGTCGTCATTTCTTCATATTCCGCGGCCGATACCACGACGACGGCGGTTTCGCCATGCCGGGTCACATACTGGGGACCATGTTTCAACGCATCTTCGACGACCTTGCTGAACTGCGCCTTCGCATCCTGCAGTTTCCATTTCGGCTTCATCATAAACCTCCGTCAGTCTCGCATCACTCGATATTAGTCTAGTCTGACTAGTTGATACTGTCAAATACCAGTTGTGACTGTTTTCAAACAGTATGAACATTTCATGGTACTTACTTGTGCAAAATGTCGATTTACTACTCGTCGCAAAAGTAACACGACACTCATCC
The nucleotide sequence above comes from Candidatus Ozemobacteraceae bacterium. Encoded proteins:
- the recD gene encoding exodeoxyribonuclease V subunit alpha codes for the protein MNRNHETLTRDLQDLGIWPESADAVRAALFETVVRETDLTATDFQTIRDVCEIGGIPAGEARTALEAAMMNLFLVRVEGGLSMTLDPARPFDRLPAFEGRDILFDILLKNLKKKTYASIVGDAAPTPFLPLIRDERRLAFHRYREADDRLQSALRERQSAPDTPETGLPASPEAWRDIFLTVTEHSAVTLGDDQKTALAAALIRRFFVITGGPGTGKTSVVFTLIRCLLQAGLKADRIALAAPTGRAAQRLGETLRIQLGLLREKKRHLPGDEMIECLEPRTLHRLLGYSPSKLTFSHSSENPLEADLILVDETSMVDTELMSRLLDAAPPEARIILIGDRDQLPSVEAGTVLADLVGDVRQSTFSHFMAMNINKILGLAPTAEAGFLTSGKTSGQSPMADRIAVLQTCHRANTTIIEAARAINGYCPGGDFTAHLRGIFPPGRENILEWRSPAEWTSDGFSKEIAAWSAEFAKGSGNAFSDVIRSCLKEGIPMTGESLKPEHPLTGAFEFLTRRKILTVYREGPFGVESINRLVSAQLRKQLPGEGWGAFFPGAVVMVTRNDYRLELFNGDTGLVLPAKDGGLFGVFPRPGTILRVPVDELPGPEPAFAVTVHKSQGSEYDEVFLILPLPPSDTAARLLSREIVYTGLTRAKHRVTLLADPETLHNACSRRATGPAVVSDVPSPGPKVDS
- a CDS encoding UvrD-helicase domain-containing protein, with translation MTTTTKMKHRVLEASAGTGKTYQIIKHAHELIIERGVPIERLAIVTFSERAAGELRKRLREDLEACLPADEAPAERCRRALTGLDRAMVTTIHGFCFAILREYAFETGELFEQGVTDMADLFPDLFERFVRGELRCIVLKEPKPEETARRLAENGFYQDLAGETCRFYHPETCELHPDPDRPFDPRPLCQSIVNELSEVKVVKKSTGARDTIHKTAAALREILTDGAGGRQLADTLMERQDWRVVFNKNGSLNAYVENILKNECPSGEGAAGLLNDLVRALHTAPRWIVSRIVRDCARFGRLLMRHEGLIDYPAMLNRTLEALEGSPALVKHLQVRFAAALVDEFQDTDPVQWRMFEKLFTGGPNRHLFVVGDPKQAIYGFRGADVVTFQDAVTRLVRDNGAETETLDRNFRSSPMLVTALDRLFSESGIVSGYQKVTPASERQLEENGEPDSRPLQFVGSTARRASEAREEYVAFVVRETQDLLSGRYSFRGKETVRPLSPDDIAILVRGAPDERRVTSALAEAGIPFVTRRHAGLMQSREAGEIALVLDAVANPSDASAVKKALLTRFFRYPVDRLEGFTGLSPRDQLAVRFRAWAELAEAGKWPTLFRALLTETGRLLDAATSDDDPDAGVTTLLDLGRELALIAERERLDLAGLSRRIAADRKRGTIDDQPGLLLRVESDQPKVQIMTMHAAKGLEFPVVFILGWFTSTDFETFRRYHVPEPGPAGTRKWRIDLSGSDEAKRLSAHEEQDEERRLFYVAMTRAIGRVYMPLGIPEKNPKKAGPIYEYLREGIEKAFPGLTAGPTGNHAGVALRLTEPADGAGPAPSEPGISARTVSSQLVLEPPPERIPTRDRLFIPVNSFSSLASRGGPEPVALEDDRETTGATIEFLPCDEPPDAEEAAGAAAEPDIGLPAGARTGTLFHALMEQLDYEAVMAAKTPSDLLAEGTPSAELIGRLFRRYPIRRLHDPADAARLAELAWNTLRTPLEFLGGQPLAACRERRHEMVFWMPAPGAAARELLGTTVSKGLLTGALDLVIRYNNAYHIIDFKTNRSRAGYGGTALDGIMEEHRYRLQYLLYGVALRRLLRGPEQRTEATPLAGAGYLFVRGMTGAKGSPGVFHGDLSDAILDRFERETLPALLGKRTGAGGEA
- a CDS encoding exodeoxyribonuclease V subunit gamma, producing MGMHLFTAATLDRLVGMLGGYLREATGNVGADLFEAWPVITPNVSVQEWLRLDLIQRFQGGLEPAFSNLGDGLWGLWKRHAGPFDPEPRLLSDGHLRDLVLAALLSVTEKADGRLAPVRSYLEAGGGADRDRRAWQFAAQITGLFLRYETEAGLPDGVDPSAFPLIDETVARLNGSPEHLAWQKILYHNIFQNNGLRSTVFPDRFTLRQLAAGHPLARPAGSTGVRPVVVFGFDSLPPLALDILRRLGDILPVALFLLDTGSPAAVTHPLDRWRAPFLSLRRSLGNIASSAAPSEPPSPAPRSLLDTLRAKLRSSPGIDPVKRTQDASLQLWACPGPQREVETVARLLAGQTDATAADTTETAVLVTRPDEYLPLFREAFQRLRIPFSAAGDGSDLPGPYADGVEALFDLAKNGFTRAGVFRILSNPCWQHKRWVQPGMVRDWLTWADELGIFAGFSTEDKCRSCDLPGREPCDACRNPEAREQGNGMTGAHTFESALRRLRLGRLMECRNFSPSDTEMPAWRGYVPFQDFATSDADTLGAFSVGVEMLHLMTRRLKDTCGAPPSPAWAETLRGILDACLAARPDQPDEIAARSHAFGMIDHFAELEPLVSNGLGLELVRSGLVGACAGAGGEGAGRLFMGGVTIAPLSAAATLPWRRVFIVGLEETRFPGSGLSSSLNLLEPLPGAAERAADGPVSGDETNRQAFLQALLACREKMVLTYSCIDPAKEAELNPSSVICELEAFLRDHVLANRETLRRVIVPSTPLSDRFLLPDAEPWHDTLRLVDRDEWLTSLLLADRNNSPRLPRGPATDRLIEEARANRGIQLPQAVETAPKELTLRVWTSQLSTFLQDPATAVLQRWIRTDTDDSADDWEEIRSAPLAADWRMGRNLIRNAANAFFQMEPRDRPDPPATFFRKAYDWEVLRSRLPDGLWGKIDRERLADQFDDLVESIRKHQGDRVRDERLETILLGRFSTSRHVRGIPPLRTRVSAPPAMTPTPTAQGVAAKEWTIELHGRLPLVWRDDAGLNALVIRNAKTSSAKLDGNLLTPLLTYLALLVRDEDAATAGARVVDGAPLCLHAISTDGSATFRFLPDAGFARSYLNELVREYLAQRSFDDLRLKIVNSINYPEENTPAEEYAATLAEKRDELLAGKYPPSYFTDLFETLDEPAIPEDALEKVKRRLAPLETRLARVEKKPAAEEEEA
- a CDS encoding type II toxin-antitoxin system VapC family toxin, whose protein sequence is MKYLIDTCVISEVVKLYPNRQLLDWLTNTPSERLFMSVLTIGEIRKGIAKLPSSKKKARLSEWLNTLIEDYEDRILPIDLPVSETWGELQGAAEKNGLRVSTIDGLIASVARAHNLVLVTRNESDFKACNIPLFNPWAEEPAQSHRKHPSSAR
- a CDS encoding type II toxin-antitoxin system prevent-host-death family antitoxin, coding for MMKPKWKLQDAKAQFSKVVEDALKHGPQYVTRHGETAVVVVSAAEYEEMTTHRQSFGEFLLSCPKASTNLDLERKKDAPRKIEL